A section of the Osmia lignaria lignaria isolate PbOS001 chromosome 16, iyOsmLign1, whole genome shotgun sequence genome encodes:
- the UbcE2M gene encoding NEDD8-conjugating enzyme UbcE2M, with translation MIKLFSLKQAKKDGESPKAGTQKKASAAQLRITKDINELNLPKTCGTEFPDPDDLLSFKLIICPDEGFYRGGRFVFSFKVGPNYPHEPPKVKCETQVYHPNIDLDGNVCLNILREDWKPVLTINSIVYGLQYLFLEPNPEDPLNKDAAEVLQNNRRVFEQNVAKAMRGGYVGSSYFERCLK, from the exons ATGATCAAATTATTCTCGTTAAAACAAGCGAAAAAGGATGGCGAATCGCCGAAAGCTGGTACTCAAAAGAAGGCATCTGCAGCACAACTAAGAATCACAAAAG ATATAAATGAGCTCAACCTGCCAAAAACATGTGGAACAGAGTTTCCTGATCCAGATGATCTTCTCAGTTTTAAACTAATTATTTGCCCAGACGAG GGATTTTATAGAGGTGGAAGGTTTGTCTTCAGCTTTAAAGTTGGACCAAATTATCCACATGAACCACCTAAAGTAAAATGTGAAACACAAGTTTATCACCCTAATATTGACTTGGATGGCAATGTGTGTCTGAATATTTTAAGAGAAGATTGGAAACCAGTTCTCACAATTAATTCTATTGTCTATGGACTACAGTATCTGTTTttg gaaCCAAACCCAGAAGATCCATTGAATAAAGATGCAGCAGAGGTTTTGCAGAATAACAGGAGAGTATTTGAGCAAAATGTAGCAAAAGCAATGAGAGGTGGCTATGTTGGATCGTCTTATTTTGAACGGTGTCTTAAGTGA
- the casp gene encoding fas associated factor casp isoform X2: MDGTRDEILADFQACTGIDDVGDAIKYLEESNWDLLAAVNQAMPRGTQQLPSEISPDIEMIEEIERMPHSSTLSSQTVCTSKNNSKVDVVENSKPGTSKPKSCVRGRTLTFHIIHLNNEYEINLSEQSSLKDLKQLIWEQTNILPCQQRLHGWKKEPESLYTSLQSLDLPKENTLYVSPISEDVDLTTDIVSLPNRMTQTYTLNIKDEIHKKTYNLKFSGTSTILDVKSGIYALIDVPVRNQQWKGWPSLVKNDSIMLAQSGISYPEHDLSVNELPMKEEKKDIIDLVESDSSIDEDDIEDGIFVDNVISTKIQRLMPENVTDETIGTVHFAEEFVKRYGPAHPEFFTGKFKDAVKESCLKPAKERKLLAVYLHHDNSVLANVFCTQLLSCEAVLQVLSANFIVWGWDITYESNKQRFLSSVKQTLGSVATLAMKNIDVDTLPALVIIMRTRSNTEIFTIVHANVGVNELLTSLIHVVEVFQEQRRTDIGVEEERQARERVKQEQDRAYQESLAADRAKEEAKQMQEELEKQRKEQAENERLAEEARKEAHRQAVESSLPPEPQQGTSDGVLKVRVRLPAGKFLERRFQSDTPLQTLLNFLIVEGYPTEEYKVLCSWPRRDVSR; the protein is encoded by the exons ATGGACGGAACACGGGATGAAATTTTAGCTGACTTCCAG GCATGTACAGGAATTGATGATGTTGGAGATGCTATTAAATATCTAGAGGAATCAAATTGGGATTTATTG GCAGCTGTAAACCAAGCTATGCCACGTGGTACGCAACAATTACCTTCTGAAATAAGTCCAGATATAGAAATGATAGAGGAAATTGAAAGGATGCCTCACTCGTCTACATTATCATCTCAAACTGTTTGTACTTCGAAAAATAACTCAAAAGTTGATGTAGTAGAAAATTCGAAACCAGGAACGAGCAAACCTAAAAGTTGTGTAAGAGGAAGAACACTCACATTCcatattattcatttaaataatgagtatgaaataaatttatctGAACAGTCATCATTAA AGGATCTCAAACAGCTCATATGGGAACAAACAAATATTCTACCTTGTCAACAACGCCTTCATGGATGGAAAAAAGAACCAGAATCACTTTATACATCATTGCAATCATTGGATTTACCTAAAGAAAATACTTTGTATGTGTCTCCTATATCTGAAGATGTAGATCTAACAACTGATAT TGTGAGTTTACCAAATCGTATGACTCAGacatatactttaaatattaaagATGAAATACACAAGAAaacatataatttaaaattttctggaACAAGTACAATCTTGGATGTAAAATCAGGAATTTATGCATTAATAGATGTTCCAGTACGAAATCAACAATGGAAAGGTTGGCCAAGTTTAGTAAAAAATGATAGTATTATGTTAGCACAAAGTGGAATTTCTTATCCAGAACATGACCTTTCCGTTAATGAACTTCCtatgaaagaagagaaaaag gaTATTATAGATTTGGTTGAGAGTGATAGTTCTATCGATGAAGATGATATAGAAGATGGTATTTTCGTAGATAACGTTATATCTACTAAAATTCAACGTCTta TGCCAGAAAATGTAACAGACGAGACGATAGGCACAGTACATTTTGCAGAAGAATTTGTAAAACGATATGGGCCTGCACATCCAGAATTTTTTACTGGTAAATTTAAAGATGCTGTCAAAGAATCATGTTTGAAACCAGCAAAAGAG aGAAAATTGTTAGCTGTGTATTTACATCATGACAACAGCGTGTTAGCCAATGTATTTTGCACGCAGTTACTGAGTTGTGAAGCAGTACTTCAAGTTTTATCTGCAAATTTCATTGTATGGGGTTGGGATATTACATATGAATCTAATAAACAAAG ATTTCTTTCCTCGGTGAAACAAACATTAGGTTCAGTTGCAACGTTAGCTATGAAGAATATAGATGTTGATACTTTACCTGCTCTTGTTATTATAATGAGAACTAGATCTAATACAGAAATATTTACAATAGTACATGCCAATGTAGGAGTGAATGAACTGTTAACCAGTTTAATTCACGTTGTTGAAGTGTTCCAG GAACAGAGACGTACCGATATTGGCGTGGAAGAAGAAAGGCAAGCCAGAGAAAGAGTAAAACAAGAACAAGATAGAGCATATCAAGAAAGTTTAGCGGCAGAcag agCGAAAGAAGAAGCAAAACAAATgcaagaagaattagaaaaacaACGAAAAGAACAGGCTGAAAATGAAAGGTTGGCTGAAGAAGCAAGAAAAGAAGCTCATAGACAGGCTGTAGAATCAAGTTTACCTCCTGAACCACAACAAGGAACTAGCGATGGTGTATTAAAAGTACGAGTGCGACTACCAGCTGGCAAATTTCTGGAGCGTAGATTTCAATCTGATACACCATTACAAACACTTCTTAATTTTCTCATTGTGGAGGGTTATCCAACAGAGGAATATAAAGTTCTATGTAGTTGGCCTCGAAGGGATGTAAGTAGATGA
- the casp gene encoding fas associated factor casp isoform X1, translating to MDGTRDEILADFQACTGIDDVGDAIKYLEESNWDLLAAVNQAMPRGTQQLPSEISPDIEMIEEIERMPHSSTLSSQTVCTSKNNSKVDVVENSKPGTSKPKSCVRGRTLTFHIIHLNNEYEINLSEQSSLKDLKQLIWEQTNILPCQQRLHGWKKEPESLYTSLQSLDLPKENTLYVSPISEDVDLTTDIVSLPNRMTQTYTLNIKDEIHKKTYNLKFSGTSTILDVKSGIYALIDVPVRNQQWKGWPSLVKNDSIMLAQSGISYPEHDLSVNELPMKEEKKDIIDLVESDSSIDEDDIEDGIFVDNVISTKIQRLMPENVTDETIGTVHFAEEFVKRYGPAHPEFFTGKFKDAVKESCLKPAKERKLLAVYLHHDNSVLANVFCTQLLSCEAVLQVLSANFIVWGWDITYESNKQRFLSSVKQTLGSVATLAMKNIDVDTLPALVIIMRTRSNTEIFTIVHANVGVNELLTSLIHVVEVFQEQRRTDIGVEEERQARERVKQEQDRAYQESLAADRAKEEAKQMQEELEKQRKEQAENERLAEEARKEAHRQAVESSLPPEPQQGTSDGVLKVRVRLPAGKFLERRFQSDTPLQTLLNFLIVEGYPTEEYKVLCSWPRRDLTSMDSKLTLMDLKFCPQETVILEER from the exons ATGGACGGAACACGGGATGAAATTTTAGCTGACTTCCAG GCATGTACAGGAATTGATGATGTTGGAGATGCTATTAAATATCTAGAGGAATCAAATTGGGATTTATTG GCAGCTGTAAACCAAGCTATGCCACGTGGTACGCAACAATTACCTTCTGAAATAAGTCCAGATATAGAAATGATAGAGGAAATTGAAAGGATGCCTCACTCGTCTACATTATCATCTCAAACTGTTTGTACTTCGAAAAATAACTCAAAAGTTGATGTAGTAGAAAATTCGAAACCAGGAACGAGCAAACCTAAAAGTTGTGTAAGAGGAAGAACACTCACATTCcatattattcatttaaataatgagtatgaaataaatttatctGAACAGTCATCATTAA AGGATCTCAAACAGCTCATATGGGAACAAACAAATATTCTACCTTGTCAACAACGCCTTCATGGATGGAAAAAAGAACCAGAATCACTTTATACATCATTGCAATCATTGGATTTACCTAAAGAAAATACTTTGTATGTGTCTCCTATATCTGAAGATGTAGATCTAACAACTGATAT TGTGAGTTTACCAAATCGTATGACTCAGacatatactttaaatattaaagATGAAATACACAAGAAaacatataatttaaaattttctggaACAAGTACAATCTTGGATGTAAAATCAGGAATTTATGCATTAATAGATGTTCCAGTACGAAATCAACAATGGAAAGGTTGGCCAAGTTTAGTAAAAAATGATAGTATTATGTTAGCACAAAGTGGAATTTCTTATCCAGAACATGACCTTTCCGTTAATGAACTTCCtatgaaagaagagaaaaag gaTATTATAGATTTGGTTGAGAGTGATAGTTCTATCGATGAAGATGATATAGAAGATGGTATTTTCGTAGATAACGTTATATCTACTAAAATTCAACGTCTta TGCCAGAAAATGTAACAGACGAGACGATAGGCACAGTACATTTTGCAGAAGAATTTGTAAAACGATATGGGCCTGCACATCCAGAATTTTTTACTGGTAAATTTAAAGATGCTGTCAAAGAATCATGTTTGAAACCAGCAAAAGAG aGAAAATTGTTAGCTGTGTATTTACATCATGACAACAGCGTGTTAGCCAATGTATTTTGCACGCAGTTACTGAGTTGTGAAGCAGTACTTCAAGTTTTATCTGCAAATTTCATTGTATGGGGTTGGGATATTACATATGAATCTAATAAACAAAG ATTTCTTTCCTCGGTGAAACAAACATTAGGTTCAGTTGCAACGTTAGCTATGAAGAATATAGATGTTGATACTTTACCTGCTCTTGTTATTATAATGAGAACTAGATCTAATACAGAAATATTTACAATAGTACATGCCAATGTAGGAGTGAATGAACTGTTAACCAGTTTAATTCACGTTGTTGAAGTGTTCCAG GAACAGAGACGTACCGATATTGGCGTGGAAGAAGAAAGGCAAGCCAGAGAAAGAGTAAAACAAGAACAAGATAGAGCATATCAAGAAAGTTTAGCGGCAGAcag agCGAAAGAAGAAGCAAAACAAATgcaagaagaattagaaaaacaACGAAAAGAACAGGCTGAAAATGAAAGGTTGGCTGAAGAAGCAAGAAAAGAAGCTCATAGACAGGCTGTAGAATCAAGTTTACCTCCTGAACCACAACAAGGAACTAGCGATGGTGTATTAAAAGTACGAGTGCGACTACCAGCTGGCAAATTTCTGGAGCGTAGATTTCAATCTGATACACCATTACAAACACTTCTTAATTTTCTCATTGTGGAGGGTTATCCAACAGAGGAATATAAAGTTCTATGTAGTTGGCCTCGAAGGGAT TTAACATCTATGGATTCAAAACTTACTCTGATGGATCTGAAATTTTGTCCTCAAGAAACAGTAATATTAGAGGAACGATAA
- the casp gene encoding fas associated factor casp isoform X3 translates to MPRGTQQLPSEISPDIEMIEEIERMPHSSTLSSQTVCTSKNNSKVDVVENSKPGTSKPKSCVRGRTLTFHIIHLNNEYEINLSEQSSLKDLKQLIWEQTNILPCQQRLHGWKKEPESLYTSLQSLDLPKENTLYVSPISEDVDLTTDIVSLPNRMTQTYTLNIKDEIHKKTYNLKFSGTSTILDVKSGIYALIDVPVRNQQWKGWPSLVKNDSIMLAQSGISYPEHDLSVNELPMKEEKKDIIDLVESDSSIDEDDIEDGIFVDNVISTKIQRLMPENVTDETIGTVHFAEEFVKRYGPAHPEFFTGKFKDAVKESCLKPAKERKLLAVYLHHDNSVLANVFCTQLLSCEAVLQVLSANFIVWGWDITYESNKQRFLSSVKQTLGSVATLAMKNIDVDTLPALVIIMRTRSNTEIFTIVHANVGVNELLTSLIHVVEVFQEQRRTDIGVEEERQARERVKQEQDRAYQESLAADRAKEEAKQMQEELEKQRKEQAENERLAEEARKEAHRQAVESSLPPEPQQGTSDGVLKVRVRLPAGKFLERRFQSDTPLQTLLNFLIVEGYPTEEYKVLCSWPRRDLTSMDSKLTLMDLKFCPQETVILEER, encoded by the exons ATGCCACGTGGTACGCAACAATTACCTTCTGAAATAAGTCCAGATATAGAAATGATAGAGGAAATTGAAAGGATGCCTCACTCGTCTACATTATCATCTCAAACTGTTTGTACTTCGAAAAATAACTCAAAAGTTGATGTAGTAGAAAATTCGAAACCAGGAACGAGCAAACCTAAAAGTTGTGTAAGAGGAAGAACACTCACATTCcatattattcatttaaataatgagtatgaaataaatttatctGAACAGTCATCATTAA AGGATCTCAAACAGCTCATATGGGAACAAACAAATATTCTACCTTGTCAACAACGCCTTCATGGATGGAAAAAAGAACCAGAATCACTTTATACATCATTGCAATCATTGGATTTACCTAAAGAAAATACTTTGTATGTGTCTCCTATATCTGAAGATGTAGATCTAACAACTGATAT TGTGAGTTTACCAAATCGTATGACTCAGacatatactttaaatattaaagATGAAATACACAAGAAaacatataatttaaaattttctggaACAAGTACAATCTTGGATGTAAAATCAGGAATTTATGCATTAATAGATGTTCCAGTACGAAATCAACAATGGAAAGGTTGGCCAAGTTTAGTAAAAAATGATAGTATTATGTTAGCACAAAGTGGAATTTCTTATCCAGAACATGACCTTTCCGTTAATGAACTTCCtatgaaagaagagaaaaag gaTATTATAGATTTGGTTGAGAGTGATAGTTCTATCGATGAAGATGATATAGAAGATGGTATTTTCGTAGATAACGTTATATCTACTAAAATTCAACGTCTta TGCCAGAAAATGTAACAGACGAGACGATAGGCACAGTACATTTTGCAGAAGAATTTGTAAAACGATATGGGCCTGCACATCCAGAATTTTTTACTGGTAAATTTAAAGATGCTGTCAAAGAATCATGTTTGAAACCAGCAAAAGAG aGAAAATTGTTAGCTGTGTATTTACATCATGACAACAGCGTGTTAGCCAATGTATTTTGCACGCAGTTACTGAGTTGTGAAGCAGTACTTCAAGTTTTATCTGCAAATTTCATTGTATGGGGTTGGGATATTACATATGAATCTAATAAACAAAG ATTTCTTTCCTCGGTGAAACAAACATTAGGTTCAGTTGCAACGTTAGCTATGAAGAATATAGATGTTGATACTTTACCTGCTCTTGTTATTATAATGAGAACTAGATCTAATACAGAAATATTTACAATAGTACATGCCAATGTAGGAGTGAATGAACTGTTAACCAGTTTAATTCACGTTGTTGAAGTGTTCCAG GAACAGAGACGTACCGATATTGGCGTGGAAGAAGAAAGGCAAGCCAGAGAAAGAGTAAAACAAGAACAAGATAGAGCATATCAAGAAAGTTTAGCGGCAGAcag agCGAAAGAAGAAGCAAAACAAATgcaagaagaattagaaaaacaACGAAAAGAACAGGCTGAAAATGAAAGGTTGGCTGAAGAAGCAAGAAAAGAAGCTCATAGACAGGCTGTAGAATCAAGTTTACCTCCTGAACCACAACAAGGAACTAGCGATGGTGTATTAAAAGTACGAGTGCGACTACCAGCTGGCAAATTTCTGGAGCGTAGATTTCAATCTGATACACCATTACAAACACTTCTTAATTTTCTCATTGTGGAGGGTTATCCAACAGAGGAATATAAAGTTCTATGTAGTTGGCCTCGAAGGGAT TTAACATCTATGGATTCAAAACTTACTCTGATGGATCTGAAATTTTGTCCTCAAGAAACAGTAATATTAGAGGAACGATAA
- the Mtr4 gene encoding exosome RNA helicase Mtr4, whose translation MANFTDDLFDVFDETDDILEIIPTPVKPKDVNTTPNEKETNAEGLKRELNNESDDIISKKLKLDPVLEDLNIEELAPRIKIHTIETIESSTHEVAVPPDYDYVPLEQKQSKPAKEYKFVLDPFQKEAILCIENNQSVLVSAHTSAGKTVVAEYAIACSLRDKQRVIYTTPIKALSNQKYREFYEEFKDVGLVTGDVTINPTASVLIMTTEILRNMLYRGSEVMREVGWVIFDEIHYMRDKERGVVWEETLILLPDNVHYVFLSATIPNARQFVEWVADLHKQPCHVVYTDYRPTPLQHYIFPVGGDGIHLVVDENGQFKEENFNRAMACLQHGDAAKGDTKGRKGGIRPSNAGQTNIFKMVKMIMERNFAPVIIFSFSKKDCEIYAMQMAKLDLNTLEEKKLVDEVFNNAMDVLSEEDRRLPQVENVLPLLRRGIGIHHGGLLPILKETVEILFGEGLIKALFATETFAMGLNMPARTVLFTASRKFDGKDFRWITSGEYIQMSGRAGRRGLDEKGIVILMIDEQVSPVIGKAIIQGKPDPINSAFHLTYNMVLNLLRVEEINPEYMLERSFYQFQNQASIPILYNKVKELQATYNAVTIDKYSQISSYHSIREQLERLSIEFRSFLTKPEYLLPFLQPGRLVKVKNANETFDWGIIVNFKKKNPKNPTKENTVIIIDILLHISKESSEGCPVPCREGEEGDVEVVPVLHTLISQISSLRLYYPKDLRPSDNRKSVLKTIQEVKKRFPNGPPLLNPITDMHIADEGFKDIIKKIEVLEEKLYAHPLHKDPTINTLYEQFLHKEELGNQLKQAKLELKQAKSILQMDELKCRKRVLRRLAYCTASDVIELKGRVACELNGADELLMTEMIFNGLFNSLSVPQMVALISCFVCDDKSNEMPKSTEELSGPLRQMQDLARRIAKVSTEANLELDEDAYAERFKPYLMDVVYAWCKGASFLKICKMTDIFEGSIIRCMRRLEEVLRQLCQAAKNIGNTDLENKFSEAIKLIKRDIVFAASLYL comes from the exons ATGGCTAATTTTACTGACGATTTATTTGACGTTTTTGACGAAACAGATGATATACTAGAAATCATCCCGACCCCAGTGAAACCAAAGGATGTAAATACAACACCAAATGAAAA ggAAACAAATGCAGAAGGACTAAAACGAGAACTTAACAATGAATCGGATGACATAATTTCTAAGAAATTGAAGTTGGATCCTGTCCTAGAAGATTTAAA TATAGAAGAACTAGCACCACGTATTAAAATACATACCATAGAAACAATTGAATCATCTACTCATGAGGTTGCTGTACCACCAGATTATGACTATGTACCATTGGAACAGAAACAAAGCAAACCAGCTAAGGAATATAAATTTGTGTTAGATCCTTTTCAAAAAGAAGCAATATTGTGTATTGAGAATAACCAGTCTGTTTTAGTTTCTGCACATACATCAGCTGGTAAAACTGTTGTTGCAGA GTATGCTATAGCATGTTCATTAAGAGACAAACAAAGAGTAATCTATACAACTCCTATAAAAGCATTGAGTAATCAAAAGTATAGAGAATTCTATGAAGAGTTCAAGGATGTTGGTTTAGTGACTGGAGATGTTACAATTAATCCAACAGCTAGTGTGCTTATCATGACTACTGAAATTTTAAGAAACATGCTTTACAGGGGATCAGAG GTAATGCGTGAAGTTGGTTGGGTAATTTTTGATGAAATCCATTATATGCGTGACAAGGAAAGAGGTGTTGTTTGGGAggaaacattaatattattacctgACAATGTACATTATGTATTTCTTTCTGCAACTATACCTAATGCACGACAATTCGTAGAATGGGTTGCGGATTTACATAAACAACCATGTCACGTTGTTTATACAGATTATAGACCAACTCCTCTGCAACATTACATATTTCCTGTTGGTGGAGATGGAATCCATTTG GTTGTAGATGAAAACGGACagtttaaagaagaaaattttaacaGAGCAATGGCTTGTTTACAACATGGTGATGCAGCTAAAGGAGACACTAAGGGTCGTAAAGGTGGTATTCGTCCCTCAAATGCTGGAcaaacaaacatttttaaaatggTGAAAATGATTATGGAAAGAAATTTTGCTCCTGTAATTATATTTAGCTTTTCAAAGAAAGATTGTGAAATTTATGCAATGCAAATGGCTAAATTGGATTTAAATACATTAGAGGAGAAGAAACTAGTAGATGAAGTTTTTAATAACGCAATGGATGTTCTTAGTGAGGAAGATAGACGTTTGCCTCAAGTTGAGAACGTGTTACCTCTTTTAAGACGAGGTATAGGTATTCATCATGGTGGTCTTTTACCGATTTTAAAAGAAACCGTGGAAATATTATTTGGTGAAGGATTGATCAAGGCACTATTTGCAACAGAAACTTTTGCAATGGGTCTAAACATGCCAGCACGAACAGTTTTATTCACAGCGTCACGAAAATTTGATGGTAAAGATTTCCGTTGGATTACATCCGGAGAATACATACAAATGTCTGGTAGAGCAGGCAGAAGAGGTTTGGACGAAAAAGGaatagtaatattaatgataGACGAACAAGTTAGTCCAGTTATTGGAAAAGCAATTATACAGGGAAAACCAGATCCTATTAATTCAGCATTTCACTTAACTTACAACATGGTTTTGAATCTGTTGAGAGTTGAAGAAATTAATCCAGAATATATGCTTGAAAGAAGtttttatcaatttcaaaatcaagCCTCTATTCCTATTTTATACAATA AGGTAAAGGAATTGCAAGCTACATATAATGCAGTAACTATTGATAAATATAGTCAGATATCTTCTTATCACAGCATACGTGAACAACTTGAACGCCTTAGTATCGAATTCAGATCTTTTTTAACAAAACCAGAATATTTACTTCCATTCTTGCAACCTGGAAGATTGGTAaaa GTGAAAAATGCAAATGAAACGTTCGACTGGGGTATTATTGTGaactttaaaaagaaaaatcccaAAAATCCAACAAAAGAAAATACagttattattattgatatctTACTTCACATTTCTAAAGAATCTAGTGAAGGATGCCCAGTGCCCTGTCGTGAAGGAGAAGAAGGCGACGTGGAAGTAGTTCCTGTCCTACATACATTAATTTCTCAAATTAGTTCACTTAGATTATATTATCCAAAAGATTTAAGGCCATCTGATAATAGGAAAAGTGTATTAAAGACAATACAGGAAGTCAAGAAAAGATTTCCAAATGGACCACCATTATTGAATCCTATTACAGATATGCACATTGCAGATGAAGGTTttaaagatattattaaaaagattgaagtattagaagaaaaattatatgCTCATCCTTTACACAAG GATCCCACTATAAATACTTTGTATGAACAATTCCTTCACAAAGAGGAGTTGGGGAATCAATTGAAACAAGCCAAGTTGGAATTGAAACAAGCTAAATCCATACTTCAAATGGATGAATTAAAATGTAGAAAACGTGTACTGCGAAGATTAGCCTACTGCACAGCATCAGATGTTATAGAATTAAAGGGTCGAGTAGCTTGTGAACTTAATGGAGCTGATGAATTGTTGATGACAGAAATGATCTTTAATGGATTGTTCAATTCCTTAAGCGTACCTCAAATGGTAGCGTTGATTAGTTGTTTCGTTTGCGATGACAAATCAAATGAAATGCCCAAAAGTACTGAAGAATTAAGCGGTCCACTTCGACAGATGCAAGATTTGGCACGAAGAATAGCAAAAGTATCTACAGAGGCTAATTTAGAATTAGATGAAGACGCATACGCAGAAAGATTTAAACCATATTTAATGGATGTTGTATATGCTTGGTGTAAGGGTGctagttttttaaaaatttgtaaaatgacGGATATATTTGAag GTTCAATTATACGATGTATGCGGCGTTTGGAAGAAGTTCTTAGACAATTATGTCAAGCAGCAAAAAACATTGGAAACAcagatttagaaaataaatttagcgAAGCGATTAAGCTTATAAAACGTGATATTGTTTTTGCTGCATCtttgtatttataa